Proteins encoded in a region of the Acipenser ruthenus chromosome 54, fAciRut3.2 maternal haplotype, whole genome shotgun sequence genome:
- the LOC117398037 gene encoding mucin-2-like produces the protein MDRGTENDRIVNAFDNIVKKELNRVEKELNRFKKRLGETRLQGSNGNNEKAELWNIAGLLIFGNKSDANNTIQETSEMSSEKSVPGEGAREAELQAAPVTGPSDTSPVTSSAPADNTPEIAEDTAPATSTAQDHNIPEITGDTAPATCTAQDHNIPEITGDTAPVTSTAQDHNIPEITGDTAPATSTAQDYNIPEITGDTAPVTSTAQDYNIPEITGDTAPATCTAQDHNIPEITGDTAPVTCTAQDHNIPEITGDTAPVTCTAQDHNIPEITGDTAPATTAQDHNIPEIAEDTAPVTSTAQDHNIPEITGDTAPVTTAQDHNIPETAEDTASVMGPSHTSPVESTPPDSTVPEDPANSPSTTPASVSPPGEIKIDSVEIDSVSLSWGSPDNMYGIPHSFHITYSSSDKSHQDMTTAPSNSTVISKLRPGREYSFTVTTVLKNGTQSTPVSTSVCTKPSPPGEIKIDSVEIDSVSLSWSSPDNMDGIPHTFYITYSSSDKSHQDMTTAPSNSTVISKLRPGREYSFTVTTVLKNGIQSRPVSTAVCTKPSPPGKIKIDSVEIDSVSLSWGRPAGMKEIPHSFKITYSSSAKDNTLSITAPSNSTVISKMRPGREYSFTVTTVLENGTQSTPVSTSVCTKSQFVDEHRCALIQRVVSVETIADALLEKRMLQETQYDEILAEKVSSAQMRLLYKFARAWGNSEKDVFLEILKEQQPHLIKDLQGD, from the exons ATGGACCGAGGCACGGAGAACGACCGCATTGTAAACGCCTTCGACAACATCGTCAAAAAAGAGCTCAACAGAGTGGAAAAGGAGCTCAACCGGTTCAAGAAGAGGCTGGGCGAAACACGCTTGCAGGGGAGCAATGGAAATAACGAGAAAGCTGAACTCTGGAACATAGCCGGCTTGCTAATCTTTGGAAATAAATCGGACGCTAACAACACGATCcaag AAACCTCTGAGATGTCCTCCGAGAAGAGCGTGCCAGGTGAGGGGGCTCGAGAGGCTGAACTCCAGGCTGCACCTGTCACGGGTCCATCGGATACATCACCTGTCACCTCCAGTGCACCTGCAGACAATACCCCTGAGATTGCTGAAGACACTGCACCTGCCACCTCCACTGCTCAAGATCACAATATCCCTGAGATTACAGGAGACACTGCACCTGCCACCTGCACTGCTCAAGATCACAATATCCCTGAGATTACAGGAGACACTGCACCTGTCACCTCCACTGCTCAAGATCACAATATCCCTGAGATTACAGGAGACACTGCACCTGCCACCTCCACTGCTCAAGATTACAATATCCCTGAGATTACAGGAGACACTGCACCTGTCACCTCCACTGCTCAAGATTACAATATCCCTGAGATTACAGGAGACACTGCACCTGCCACCTGCACTGCTCAAGATCACAATATCCCTGAGATTACAGGAGACACTGCACCTGTCACCTGCACTGCTCAAGATCACAATATCCCTGAGATTACAGGAGACACTGCACCTGTCACCTGCACTGCTCAAGATCACAATATCCCTGAGATTACAGGAGACACTGCACCTGCCACCACTGCTCAAGATCACAATATCCCTGAGATTGCTGAAGACACTGCACCTGTCACCTCCACTGCTCAAGATCACAATATCCCTGAGATTACAGGAGACACTGCACCTGTCACCACTGCTCAAGATCACAATATCCCTGAGACTGCTGAAGACACTGCATCTGTCATGGGTCCATCACATACATCACCTGTCGAATCCACTCCTCCAGACTCTACAGTTCCTGAGGATCCAGCAAACAGCCCATCCACTACCCCAGCATCTGTGTCTCCTCCTGGAGagataaagatagactcagtggAAATCGATTCTGTCtctctgagctggggcagtcctgACAATATGTATGGGATCCCACACAGCTTTCACATTACCTACTCTAGCTCTGATAAGAGTCACCAAGACATGACCACTgcaccctccaattccactgtcatctctaagctgagacctgggagagagtacagcttcacagtcaccacagtgctgaagaatgggacccagagcacgcctgtttcaacatctgtctgcacta AACCGTCTCCTCCTGGAGagataaagatagactcagtggAAATCGACTCTGTCTCCCTGAGCTGGAGCAGTCCTGACAATATGGATGGGATCCCACACACCTTTTACATTACCTACTCTAGCTCTGATAAGAGTCACCAAGACATGACCACTgcaccctccaattccactgtcatctctaagctgagacctgggagagagtacagcttcacagtcaccacagtgcTGAAGAATGGGATCCAGAGCAGGCCTGTTTCAACAGCTGTCTGCACaa AACCGTCTCCTCCTGGGAagataaagatagactcagtggaaatcgactctgtttctctgagctggggcagGCCTGCTGGTATGAAAGAGATCCCTCACAGTTTTAAAATCACCTATTCAAGCTCTGCCAAGGACAACACTCTTTCCATCACTgcaccctccaattccactgtcatctctaagatgagacctgggagagagtacagcttcacagtcaccacagtgctggagaatgggacccagagcacgcctgtttcaacatctgtctgtacaa AATCGCAATTCGTGGACGAGCACCGCTGCGCTTTGATCCAGAGGGTGGTGTCTGTGGAGACCATTGCTGATGCCCTACTGGAAAAGCGAATGCTCCAAGAAACGCAGTACGATGAGATATTAGCGGAGAAGGTTTCCTCAGCCCAGATGAGATTGCTCTACAAGTTCGCCAGGGCATGGGGAAACAGCGAGAAAGACGTGTTCTTGGAAATCCTGAAAGAACAGCAGCCACACCTGATCAAGGATCTGCAGGGAGATTAA